One Panthera leo isolate Ple1 chromosome B1, P.leo_Ple1_pat1.1, whole genome shotgun sequence DNA window includes the following coding sequences:
- the ADRA2C gene encoding alpha-2C adrenergic receptor — translation MASPALAAALAAAATAAAGPNASGAGEGGSGGAANASGAAPGAAWGPPPGQYSAGAVAGLAAVVGFLIVFTVVGNVLVVIAVLTSRALRAPQNLFLVSLASADILVATLVMPFSLANELMAYWYFGQVWCGVYLALDVLFCTSSIVHLCAISLDRYWSVTQAVEYNLKRTPRRVKATIVAVWLISAVISFPPLVSLYRQPDSAAYPQCGLNDETWYILSSCIGSFFAPCLIMGLVYARIYRVAKLRTRTLSEKRAPAGPDGASPTTENGLGAAAGAGENGHCAPPRRPGADVDPEESSAAAERRRRRGALRRGGRRRAGGEGGAGGTGGAEGPAPGPGATDSGTLAAARSPGPGGRLSRASSRSVEFFLSRRRRARSSVCRRKVAQAREKRFTFVLAVVMGVFVLCWFPFFFSYSLYGICREACQVPDPLFKFFFWIGYCNSSLNPVIYTVFNQDFRRSFKHILFRRRRRGFRQ, via the coding sequence ATGGCGTCCCCGGCGCTGGCGGCGGcgctggcggcggcggcgacggcggcggcgggcCCCAACGCGAGCGGCGCCGGCGAGGGGGGCAGCGGCGGGGCCGCCAACGCCTCGGGCGCCGCGCCGGGGGCCGCCTGGGGGCCGCCCCCCGGCCAGTACTCGGCGGGCGCCGTGGCGGGGCTGGCGGCCGTGGTGGGCTTCCTCATCGTCTTCACCGTGGTGGGCAACGTGCTGGTGGTGATCGCCGTGCTGACCAGCCGGGCGCTGCGGGCGCCGCAGAACCTCTTCCTGGTGTCGCTGGCCTCGGCCGACATCCTGGTGGCCACGCTGGTCATGCCCTTCTCGCTGGCCAACGAGCTCATGGCCTACTGGTACTTCGGGCAGGTGTGGTGCGGCGTGTACCTGGCGCTCGACGTGCTCTTCTGCACCTCGTCCATCGTGCACCTGTGCGCCATCAGCCTGGACCGCTACTGGTCGGTGACGCAGGCCGTCGAGTACAACCTGAAGCGCACGCCGCGCCGCGTCAAGGCGACCATCGTGGCCGTGTGGCTCATCTCGGCTGTCATCTCCTTCCCCCCGCTCGTCTCGCTCTACCGCCAGCCCGACAGTGCCGCCTACCCGCAGTGCGGCCTCAACGACGAGACGTGGTACATCCTGTCCTCCTGCATCGGCTCCTTCTTCGCGCCCTGCCTCATCATGGGCCTGGTCTACGCGCGCATCTACCGCGTGGCTAAGCTGCGCACGCGCACGCTCAGCGAGAAGCGCGCGCCCGCGGGCCCCGACGGCGCGTCCCCGACCACGGAGAACGGGCTGGGTGCGGCAGCGGGAGCGGGCGAGAACGGGCACTGCGCGCCCCCGCGCCGCCCGGGCGCCGACGTGGATCCGGAGGAGAGCAGCGCGGCGGCCGAGCGGCGGCGGCGCCGGGGTGCCCtgcggcggggcgggcggcggcgcgcGGGCGGCGAGGGGGGCGCGGGCGGCACGGGCGGCGCCGAGGGGCCGGCGCCGGGGCCAGGGGCGACCGATTCGGGCACGCTGGCTGCCGCGAGGTCCCCGGGGCCCGGCGGGCGCCTGTCGCGCGCCAGCTCGCGCTCCGTCGAGTTCTTTCTGTCGCGCCGGCGCCGGGCGCGCAGCAGCGTGTGCCGCCGCAAGGTGGCCCAGGCGCGCGAGAAGCGCTTCACCTTCGTGCTGGCGGTGGTCATGGGCGTGTTCGTGCTCTGCTGGTTCCCCTTCTTCTTCAGCTACAGCCTGTACGGCATCTGCCGCGAGGCCTGCCAGGTGCCCGACCCGCTCTTCAAGTTCTTTTTCTGGATCGGCTACTGCAACAGCTCGCTCAACCCGGTCATCTACACCGTCTTTAACCAGGACTTCCGGCGTTCATTCAAGCACATCCTCTTCCGACGGAGGCGAAGGGGCTTCAGGCAGTGA